In Candidatus Angelobacter sp., one genomic interval encodes:
- the proB gene encoding glutamate 5-kinase, whose translation MHRESLKKAGRIVVKLGTGVLTDSRKQPDLAQMEQLVAQVGELRKSGREIVLVTSGAVGAGMGALGLARRPAGLAELQACAAVGQSRLMTTYEKLFARFEIHVAQVLLTHDDLQHHERHLNVRNTLVTLLGRGVIPIINENDVVSFTELKFGDNDKLSALVACLLPADLLVVLTTVDGVIENFGRANPRTIPVVEQIDERIESLAGGTDSTTAVGGMATKIQAAKIATRSGIPLVVASGRKKSVLAGIVGGHEEGTLFVPQPNKLKGRKRWIAFFHHPKGALFVDAGAKNALREKGRSLLPPGIARCEGEFAKGEVVRICDLDGTEFARGIADFSSGEINARQLRRVEVVHRDNLVIL comes from the coding sequence GTGCATCGAGAGTCCCTCAAAAAAGCCGGCCGCATTGTCGTGAAACTCGGCACGGGTGTTCTGACCGACAGCCGGAAGCAGCCGGACCTGGCGCAAATGGAGCAACTGGTCGCCCAGGTGGGAGAGCTCCGGAAATCGGGCAGGGAAATTGTTCTCGTCACGTCGGGCGCGGTCGGCGCGGGCATGGGCGCGCTGGGCCTTGCGCGCCGGCCCGCCGGCCTGGCCGAGTTGCAGGCGTGCGCCGCCGTCGGCCAGTCACGGTTGATGACGACCTACGAAAAACTGTTCGCCAGATTTGAAATCCACGTCGCCCAAGTGTTGCTCACACACGATGATTTGCAGCACCACGAGCGGCATCTCAACGTCCGCAACACACTCGTGACGCTGCTCGGTCGCGGGGTCATTCCGATCATCAACGAAAACGACGTGGTCTCCTTCACCGAGTTGAAATTCGGGGACAACGACAAACTCTCGGCGCTGGTCGCGTGTCTCCTGCCGGCGGACCTTCTCGTCGTCCTTACCACCGTGGACGGCGTCATTGAAAACTTCGGCAGGGCAAATCCGCGCACGATTCCGGTTGTCGAACAGATCGACGAACGGATCGAATCACTGGCGGGGGGTACGGACAGTACCACAGCGGTGGGCGGCATGGCCACCAAGATACAGGCGGCCAAAATCGCCACCCGCTCCGGCATTCCGCTGGTGGTCGCCTCGGGAAGGAAGAAGAGCGTGCTCGCCGGCATTGTCGGCGGCCACGAGGAGGGGACGTTGTTTGTTCCCCAACCGAACAAACTGAAAGGCCGCAAACGCTGGATTGCTTTTTTTCATCACCCGAAAGGCGCGTTGTTCGTGGACGCGGGGGCGAAGAATGCGCTGCGTGAAAAGGGCAGGAGCCTGCTCCCGCCAGGCATCGCGCGGTGCGAGGGCGAATTTGCCAAGGGCGAGGTTGTGCGGATTTGCGATCTGGACGGAACCGAATTCGCGCGTGGCATTGCTGATTTCAGCTCC